From Pseudanabaena sp. PCC 6802, one genomic window encodes:
- a CDS encoding transposase — translation MANDRPPVVGTVGRSSGQIRLKVCDNTQQVTIQPQVEATTLPTATVYTDESDAYNRVPASGRGHQTVCHSLGEYARDADGDGFCEVHCNTMEGIWVGLRNFLRPLCRHIRVVIQSTLD, via the coding sequence ATGGCAAATGACCGTCCACCCGTTGTCGGCACCGTTGGACGCAGCAGTGGTCAGATCCGTCTGAAGGTTTGTGACAATACCCAACAAGTAACCATCCAACCGCAGGTGGAGGCAACCACTTTACCTACCGCGACTGTCTATACCGATGAATCCGATGCCTATAACCGCGTACCTGCTTCAGGTCGTGGGCATCAAACTGTATGTCACTCGCTAGGGGAATATGCCCGAGATGCGGATGGGGATGGCTTTTGCGAAGTGCATTGCAATACTATGGAGGGAATTTGGGTTGGGTTGCGCAATTTCCTGCGTCCGTTATGTAGGCATATTCGAGTGGTCATACAATCTACGTTGGATTGA